Part of the Sporomusa termitida genome, GGTATAACCGTGATAACAATGAGCTGGCCCAATATATAAAAGACCGGATTCACTTCCACTATACGGATCTCATTGTGAATATTGGCATCGGTTCCTGCCAGCAAGGCATTGATGGTTTTAAAAAAAGTTTTCAGCAAGCCCTGGAGGCCTCCTTTGCTGCTAAAGCGCTGCGGGGCAGAAGCGGACAAATCGCTCATTACGCCAATCTGGGAATTCTTCAGCTCTATCTGGAGCGGGGAACACGGCTGCGAACCACGGATTTTATTCAAACAACGCTTGGCAAACTGATTGATTATGATGCGCAGAAAGGCACCGATTATCTAATCACCCTGGAAACCATTCTGCGCAGCTCCAGCCTAAAGCAGGCGGCATCGGTATTATTTCTCCATTACAACACCATTGTTTTCCGGAAGCGGCGCATTGAGAAACTGTTGCAAATCTCCTTTGATGATTATGAAACCAGGCTGGCTTTGTCTACTGCCATAAAATTACACAAATTAACAGGACTTTAAAGCATTCCTTTTTAACATTGTTGGTGTTTTTACCTAATAGCAGGGCCTTATTGAGTGGGAAAAATTATACGAGCAACACAATGGCGTTTTAGACTTGTTTCCTTTAAACTAATGAAGATAGCCCTTGGCTGCCTGCTCTTCACAAGAAAGGAACGATGTACATTGAACCATAAAAATCCGATTGAAGTGATCGGATATAGCGCCCACAATATCTTTGACAAATTTGGCAGGCTTTTGCTGGCCAAAGGTGCACCCCTGAATCGTCTGCTTATTCAGCGTCTGGAAAGGCGAAAGATTTTTTTTCAAATGGTACCGCAAAAAGGCGCCGGCAATCATGCTGCCACCCATCTCAGTCTGGGAATTCAGGATACCCGGTTTCAGGTACCGGGACAGCTGGATAAAAAATTTGAAAGATTTGACACAGAGGCAGTGGCACTTGCCTCTAAATATTTAAATCTCTTGCTGGCGGACCTGATGGAGGATCCTTTTTTAAGCAACAATTTGAAGATCCTGGCCCATGGCCGGCGAGCCACCTATTCACATTCTATTAATGTCGCCTTACTTTCCATTACTATTGCTCAAAAACTGAGCTTAGCAAACGCTAAACTGCGTGAACTTGCACTCGGCGCATTGTATCATGATTTAGGAAAAATGTTGTTGCCCAAATCGGTTTTGGATGAGAATGAGACGCTTTGCGAAGGTCAGTGTGAACTCTATCAACAACATACTCAGTTGGGCAGTGAGCTGCTGGCAGCCGATAAATTGCCCAAAAGCATATATCTGGTTGCCCTGCAACATCATGAAAAATATGACGGCAATGGCTATCTTTATGGCCTTGCTGGTGACAAAATACATTTCAATGCCGCTATTGTCGCGGTAGCTGATGCTTTCGACCATTTTACAACAGCTGCCCTGCAAAACCCGGTTCTTGCGGTGGATGAAGCGCTTCATAAAATCTTCACCAGCAAGGGAATTGACTATCACCCCCTGGTTGTAGAACAACTTGAGAAACTGTTCATCAAACTTTCTTTGCCTTCTTAAACTGACAGAGTTTTTTGAGAGCTTTACCGGTAAGGCGAGGCAGTAAATTTTGTATAAAAAAGAATGAAAAATCTTCCTTACTGACAAGAATAAAATGCATTCTATTCTTGTTTAGAAAGGAAGATTTCTATGTTAACAGACTGTAAAGGTCCAGCTGGAGAACTCTAAAAAGCCAGGCTCAATTGTCAATACTTCTGATTCTCGATCTAAAAGAGGCGGCTTAGCGCACGTCAGTCCGTGCTTATATTATCAGAATATAAACATGCGCCGGTCAGGAGGTGGCTTGACTTTTACACACAACCGGATTATACTTAGCTTTAATTTACGTATACAAACAATTTGAAGTAATAAGTGTAACGGAGGAAAATATGCTCCCAATTTTTGATAGTATCTGTATCCTGCTTGCTAAAGCGGAGCAAAAGCATAATCAGTTTGCCAAAGAAATCCTTAACCAAAAAATTGGTATTACACCTGTACAGATGATGGTTCTATATACACTCTATAAAGGCGACGGCATTAGTCTTTCGGAGTTAGGAAAACGGTGTTACTTAGACAGTTCTACACTTACTGGCCTTATTGATCGCATGGAAAGTTCAAAATTGGTTTATAGGGCAGATTCGCCGGAAGATCGCCGTGCATACCATGTTTTTTTGACAGAGAAAGCTATTGCCCTGAAGGATTCAGTGATGGAGGTCTTAAATATAGTCCGCACTGAAATGCTCAAGGAGTGTACGGCGGAAGAAATAATCGTGTTTGAGAAAGTGCTGCGAAAAATTTACCAGACTTTATAATCGGTAGCGGCAAACATTTTTTCAAAAAGGGTATTGAAAATATTCCGCGGATGTATTATGCTGATACTATAAATTACGCATACAAAATATTTGCTAATAAAAAAAGCAAATAAAAAAATTTATAAATTTACTACGTATGCTTAATATCCGGAAGGCTATATTCTGGCTCAAGGGTTTTCAGTCAGCACAAGCATTCATTTTTACCAGGAAGGGGCAAAATTTGACATATGATACGTATGCGTAATATAAGTATACAAACAAAGGAAAGAGAGGTGAATCCCATGATTACAACTTTAATCGGGTTAATATCTTTCGACTTTGCGATGCTGATAGCCGCTGAGGACTATATTAAACGTCTCCCCCATATTAACATTAACTTTTATTAGTCATTTTTAACGATGAATTCTACTTTTTCTATCAGTGGCGCATAGCAAAGCTAGGGGAGGTTGCGCCTAATCAAGGCCACCAGGCGCTTGCTGCATTACAGCAAAAAGGGAATATGGTCATAATAACGCAAAATGTAGACGGTGTTAGTAAGAGCTAGAGCTACAAGTTCAGCATCAGCGCACTGCCAGCCGCCAGGCCGATGGGGGCGCCTACAGCCTAAAACTAACTGTGAACTTCGTCCCGTTCGCCGCAGTCCTGACATCGATCCTGGCGCCATGACGGTCAGCGATGCGGTAGCAGACTGCCAGACCAAGTCCGGTTCCATTAGCCTTGGTTGTCAGGAAAGGCGTACCTAATTTGTCCAGTACCTCCGGCGGTATCCCCGGGCCACTGTTACTGATACTCAGCACCACGTTGTTACTTTTAACACCGGTTTCGATTATCAGCGCCTTGCCAGGGTCCATGGCCTCGAAGCCATTACGGGCCAAGTTCAGGAGAAGCTGGCGGATTTCCTTTTCATCCATTCTGAAACTGGGAATAAGGCTCATATTTATTTTTAGTTTATGCCCGGTGCGCAGCGCTTCGGCTTGTATGAGCGGTTGCAGGGCATTTATAATATCGTTCAAATTATGCAATTTCAGCTCGATTGTCCTGTTTTTTGCCAAAGATAAAAAGTCGGTTATGATGGCGTTGGCGCGGTCGAGTTCCTCAATCATTGTTGCAAATTGTTCGTGGTATTTATCAATTTCCGCTTTGCGCTGGAACATCTGCAGGTAGCCGCGCACCGTAGTTAATGGGTTGCGGACTTCATGGCCAATTGCTGCTGCCATCTCACCGACAGTGTTCAGGCGATCAAGCCGCTGCAGTTCGGTTTCCAGCTTTTTTCTTTCCGTGATGTCCTCTGATACTGTTAACAAAGATTCTACTTGCCCCTGCTCGTCCAATTCCGGAATGACCTGAACCCGGAAATCCTTGCTTTCGCCAGTGGCGTTTGGGTGCTGGGTCTCAAATTCTACTACCGCGCGGGTATGGAGGGCTTGGTTGAATTGTTTCTGCCACAGCCGGTAAATATCCTCCGGGATACCAATATCTCTCCAGGTTTTCCCTTTGAGCAGCTCAATGTTGAAGCCCAGATTGTTTTCCCACTGAGGAGAAACATAGAGATAGCGAGATTCCTTATCATGCCGCGTTATTGCCATGGGGATATTCTCGATAAGCGTCCGGTACTTGCGTTCGCTGCGTTTCAGTTCTTCCGTCCGTTCTGCCACGAGCTTTTCAAGATTATTGCGGTGATGGTACAGCGCTTCGGATAAGAGGCGATGCTTCTCCTCGCTCGCCCGGAGTGCCGCTTCGGCCTGAACCTGGACAATGATGTCCGCCGCCTGACCAGCCAGCAGATCGACATAATACAAGTTAAACTCATCTTGCCCAATGGTCTGCCGGTAGTGGGTGTTCAGCATTCCCGCAAGCCGTCCTTCCCGGCTGATCAGCGGTGTGGACTGAACTGCCATTACCCCCGCCTCCAGTAAGACAGCAAGGGCGGCGGTGCCGGTGAAAATAGGGCTTTTACGCACATCCTCGACAATCACCCGCTGCCGCTGCACACACGCAGCGCCGCAGGACGCCTCACGCCCGCTGCGGTGAGGATAAACGTTGGCAAAAAAATCCAGGAAAGGCGGCTGAAAGCCTTTATGGACGATTATTTTGAGCATACCGGACTGCTCATCGAACAACTGAATGTTGCCCATATCGGCCCTGGACAATGTAATCGCCGTATTGAGAATTTCCGCCATTACCTCTTTCAGATTATGCGGGCCAACCGGACGGGTATTGAGTTCGTAAAGAGATCTAATTGCTGCAAATTCAGAAGGTTGCTGTTTGTGCGATTTATGCGAAAGTATTGCCTGGTTTAGTCTGCGGAATTTTCTTCCCTGTATAGTGCTTTCTTTGCTCAAATCTAATCATCTCCAATGTATCCGCCAATTTCCATAATTAACCTTGAAAATATTCGATTTTAACCACTATTTTCCCTTTGCCAAGATTGCTTTCTTTGTCTGCTTGACTGAAACAATGCCGGCCTTGAGAACTTTTGCTTTGCAAGATGGGTGCCAGAGTAAGGGGATTTGTTTTTTTGCCTGTTTATATTATAATGAAACCATTGACCTGCAATTTTTGAATAGGGCATTTGCGGGCTGAGGTTGGTTTTGCAGGCGGTTTGGGCTGTAAAGTCACCGCTGAGAGGAAGGAAGTAACAAGTGCGGTTAAATGGCGATAAAGGTATTCCATTATATTATCAATTAAAGAAAATCATCCGGGATAAGATCGAAGCTGGTATATGGTCTGCTGGCGAGCAGATCCCGAATGAAATGCAGCTTGTCGATGTGTATCAGGTAAGCCGGGCCACTGTACGTCAGGCGGTTCTGGATTTAGTCCGGGAAGGAATTTTAATCCGGAAAAAAGGGGTAGGGACCTTTGTTTCCAGACCTAAGCTGGCCGGAGATTTAACCATAAATTTTTATTATCCTGAAGAATTTGGCACCAAACATGTCCCGCTGAGCAGCCATATTATTGACCCTCCTGCCTGGGTTGCCAAACAGCTGCAGACCGGGCCCGGGATGAAGGTCTACGAAATTATTCGTTTAAGGCTGTTTACTGAGGAACCGGCTGCGGTGGAAACATTGTATTTACCTATTGAGGTTTTTCCTGACTTGTTGCAGGCCAACTTGGCAGAACGGATCTATGATTTACTTGCCGCACATTTCGGGATAACCATTTCTAAATTCATTTCCTATGTCGAGCCCGTTTTATTGAATGCCTATGAGGCATCATGGTTACAGGCAAGCCAGAACCAACCGGCGTTAAAAATCATAAAGATAGGCTTGAATCAGCAAGATAGCCCTTTTGTGGTCACGGAGAGTGTTTTTCGCGGAGATCGTTATAAACTCTCATTTAACCATGCTGAATAGCCGGCTTATTTTTGCCGCCTGTTTCATAAAAATATAATTGACAGACCCAAAATGTATGTTATAATCTATTTATTGAATATGTACGGACATAGTGACATACGTACATAAAAGCTTGAAATTCTATCTAAAATTATATTGGCTAATAGTCTGATGCAACAAAACAATAAAGCATAAACAACTGGGCTGTATATTAACAAAGCCGTTATTTTGCCTGCCAGAGCAAATAACGGCTTTGTTAATAATTGTTATTAGGGAAGAATGGTACTAAATCAGTTTCTATACAAAGCGGATTTAGGACTTTCTAAAAATATTACAAGGAGAATGGTACTATGAGAGAAAGAATTAAAGAACAGCCGGCCCCCGAAATCATTGAATATTTATTCAAACCAGGCATCAGTAATGATATGGAAAGGTCTTATGCCACTATTTTAGCGGTTAATGCCGCTCATGTCATCATGTTGATGGAAGAAAAAATTATTACCCGTGATGTTTGCCAAAAAATACTGGCTGTGACCAAAGCAATGGCCTTGGCCGGAAAGCCCGAATTTGAGATCAATTATAACCTTGAAGATCTATATTTCAATATGGAAGCTTATCT contains:
- a CDS encoding HD-GYP domain-containing protein, which translates into the protein MGKIIRATQWRFRLVSFKLMKIALGCLLFTRKERCTLNHKNPIEVIGYSAHNIFDKFGRLLLAKGAPLNRLLIQRLERRKIFFQMVPQKGAGNHAATHLSLGIQDTRFQVPGQLDKKFERFDTEAVALASKYLNLLLADLMEDPFLSNNLKILAHGRRATYSHSINVALLSITIAQKLSLANAKLRELALGALYHDLGKMLLPKSVLDENETLCEGQCELYQQHTQLGSELLAADKLPKSIYLVALQHHEKYDGNGYLYGLAGDKIHFNAAIVAVADAFDHFTTAALQNPVLAVDEALHKIFTSKGIDYHPLVVEQLEKLFIKLSLPS
- a CDS encoding MarR family winged helix-turn-helix transcriptional regulator; the protein is MLPIFDSICILLAKAEQKHNQFAKEILNQKIGITPVQMMVLYTLYKGDGISLSELGKRCYLDSSTLTGLIDRMESSKLVYRADSPEDRRAYHVFLTEKAIALKDSVMEVLNIVRTEMLKECTAEEIIVFEKVLRKIYQTL
- a CDS encoding sensor histidine kinase — encoded protein: MSKESTIQGRKFRRLNQAILSHKSHKQQPSEFAAIRSLYELNTRPVGPHNLKEVMAEILNTAITLSRADMGNIQLFDEQSGMLKIIVHKGFQPPFLDFFANVYPHRSGREASCGAACVQRQRVIVEDVRKSPIFTGTAALAVLLEAGVMAVQSTPLISREGRLAGMLNTHYRQTIGQDEFNLYYVDLLAGQAADIIVQVQAEAALRASEEKHRLLSEALYHHRNNLEKLVAERTEELKRSERKYRTLIENIPMAITRHDKESRYLYVSPQWENNLGFNIELLKGKTWRDIGIPEDIYRLWQKQFNQALHTRAVVEFETQHPNATGESKDFRVQVIPELDEQGQVESLLTVSEDITERKKLETELQRLDRLNTVGEMAAAIGHEVRNPLTTVRGYLQMFQRKAEIDKYHEQFATMIEELDRANAIITDFLSLAKNRTIELKLHNLNDIINALQPLIQAEALRTGHKLKINMSLIPSFRMDEKEIRQLLLNLARNGFEAMDPGKALIIETGVKSNNVVLSISNSGPGIPPEVLDKLGTPFLTTKANGTGLGLAVCYRIADRHGARIDVRTAANGTKFTVSFRL
- a CDS encoding Sir2 family NAD-dependent protein deacetylase encodes the protein MAKLGEVAPNQGHQALAALQQKGNMVIITQNVDGVSKS
- a CDS encoding GntR family transcriptional regulator; translated protein: MRLNGDKGIPLYYQLKKIIRDKIEAGIWSAGEQIPNEMQLVDVYQVSRATVRQAVLDLVREGILIRKKGVGTFVSRPKLAGDLTINFYYPEEFGTKHVPLSSHIIDPPAWVAKQLQTGPGMKVYEIIRLRLFTEEPAAVETLYLPIEVFPDLLQANLAERIYDLLAAHFGITISKFISYVEPVLLNAYEASWLQASQNQPALKIIKIGLNQQDSPFVVTESVFRGDRYKLSFNHAE